A genomic stretch from Aquificaceae bacterium includes:
- a CDS encoding cytochrome D1 domain-containing protein: MKSFLLSMVFCSLPLAGGVELYQKYCSSCHGEDRLGKVAPPLFSLPPFFNLKEDEKLYQAIREGTTGMPAFRDLKEEDIRAIVEFIKRPIEKEKLRWNKDKIEESKGKIELEKISIRNLKDYTLVVERGKNLVWAMEGERVLTKFPFVNMHGGIKFSPKGEAYIPSRDGWIGKYSFSEGKLEKVRACIYLRNIALSPDGNLLVAACWIPSQLVLFDRELKHVKSIELEGRVNAVYELYGRNSFAFTFRDKPLVGFLDYQRLSVSYADIDSPLEDFTIDPFEEYLIGSTKDGLKVYSLRELKPLRELKTAGLPHLASAYFWYSGGKFYFATPILKRPTLSLWRAYSWEHVKDIPLAGEGFLARSNYGTPFVWVDNSSDSMLLFDKREFNASSLKVIDGKRAVHTEFTGDGRIAYVSVYEKDGALVLYDGVSLKKLAEYPASLPAGKYNFVNKSKRFEPAQLGYQVFMEKCWGCHHTTREAFGPPLRWSVQNREISLIMAQILDPQNTHKLLGYSRSAMPKIELKEEEMKALIKFMEALKDGWMD; encoded by the coding sequence ATGAAAAGCTTTCTCCTGTCCATGGTTTTCTGCTCCCTCCCCCTTGCCGGGGGGGTGGAGCTTTATCAGAAATACTGCTCTTCCTGTCATGGAGAGGACAGACTTGGGAAAGTCGCACCTCCCCTCTTTTCCCTTCCCCCCTTTTTTAACCTTAAGGAAGATGAAAAACTCTATCAAGCCATAAGAGAAGGCACAACGGGTATGCCAGCCTTCAGGGATTTGAAGGAAGAAGATATAAGGGCTATAGTGGAGTTTATCAAAAGGCCTATTGAGAAGGAAAAGTTAAGATGGAATAAGGATAAGATTGAAGAGAGCAAGGGAAAAATAGAGCTTGAAAAGATAAGCATAAGGAACCTGAAAGACTATACCCTTGTAGTGGAGAGGGGCAAAAACCTCGTTTGGGCTATGGAGGGGGAAAGAGTCCTGACAAAGTTTCCCTTTGTGAACATGCACGGAGGCATAAAGTTTTCCCCTAAGGGAGAAGCCTACATACCATCAAGGGATGGATGGATAGGGAAATACAGTTTCTCTGAGGGTAAGCTTGAAAAGGTAAGGGCGTGCATATACCTCAGAAACATAGCCCTTTCACCAGATGGTAATCTGCTCGTAGCCGCCTGCTGGATTCCCTCACAGCTTGTCCTTTTTGACAGAGAGCTAAAACATGTAAAGAGCATAGAGCTTGAGGGCAGGGTCAACGCAGTTTATGAGCTCTATGGGAGAAATTCCTTCGCATTCACCTTCAGGGACAAACCCCTTGTGGGCTTTCTTGACTACCAGAGGCTTTCCGTAAGCTACGCGGACATTGACAGTCCCCTTGAAGACTTTACCATAGACCCTTTTGAGGAGTATCTCATAGGAAGCACAAAGGATGGGCTGAAAGTTTATTCCCTCAGAGAGCTGAAGCCTTTGAGGGAACTAAAAACCGCGGGGCTACCACACTTAGCCTCAGCCTATTTCTGGTATTCAGGGGGAAAATTCTACTTTGCCACACCAATACTTAAAAGACCCACCCTTTCCCTCTGGAGGGCTTACAGCTGGGAGCATGTGAAGGACATACCCCTTGCAGGTGAGGGCTTTCTTGCAAGGAGTAACTACGGGACACCCTTTGTCTGGGTTGACAACTCCTCCGACAGCATGCTTCTTTTTGACAAAAGAGAATTTAATGCAAGTAGCCTGAAGGTTATTGACGGCAAGAGGGCGGTCCACACAGAGTTTACGGGGGATGGAAGAATAGCCTATGTGAGCGTGTATGAAAAGGACGGTGCCCTTGTGCTTTACGATGGAGTGAGCCTCAAAAAACTTGCCGAGTATCCAGCGAGCCTTCCTGCGGGGAAATACAACTTTGTGAACAAGTCAAAGAGGTTTGAGCCTGCACAGCTCGGCTATCAGGTCTTTATGGAAAAGTGCTGGGGCTGTCATCACACAACGAGGGAGGCCTTTGGTCCACCCCTCAGGTGGTCCGTGCAAAACAGAGAAATCTCACTAATTATGGCTCAGATACTAGACCCCCAGAACACCCACAAACTTCTTGGCTACTCAAGGAGTGCCATGCCAAAGATTGAATTGAAAGAAGAGGAGATGAAGGCTCTTATAAAGTTTATGGAGGCTCTGAAGGATGGCTGGATGGATTAA
- a CDS encoding cbb3-type cytochrome c oxidase subunit I: protein MMFFYLSLSLFSLVMAGLFGLLIALTRMPAVSLLKSPELFYHFLVGHVTFSITLWLMTFTLAYWHYREGRKGRVAPPATLLGMLLLSLSCLLPYGEPYLNNYVPVVGSPIFYLGLFLFFCGFLLEALQRLKYAKRLDELYPLSILFGILTLFSIPSSLLIAHPEGGMKLFFERLFWIPGHFQQFMYASVMLAVWHELLKKSSGSVVNSPLLKGANLLLFMSALPLLLGFFMDPLSENFRRQIALSFGVGLGVPVLLHSYHVLKNIRLSWNVATISLLFSMTVYHAGALIAYGGMQSDLRIPAHYHGVVSGVTIAFMGLTYYMLKEKLGYVFWESVAKLQPTFFGLGINLLVLGFYLAGNMGAPRKTYGFEYVQDTKVILALNVMGFGGLLAVLGGILFISYTTLSLFRGYRNVSVS from the coding sequence ATGATGTTCTTTTACCTTTCACTGTCCCTCTTTTCCCTTGTAATGGCCGGTCTCTTTGGTCTACTTATAGCCCTTACCAGAATGCCGGCCGTATCCCTCCTTAAATCCCCTGAGCTCTTCTATCACTTTCTTGTGGGGCATGTGACCTTTTCCATCACTCTTTGGCTTATGACCTTTACCCTTGCCTATTGGCACTACAGAGAAGGCAGGAAGGGAAGGGTTGCACCTCCAGCCACCCTACTGGGTATGCTCCTCCTTTCCCTTTCCTGCCTTTTACCCTATGGAGAGCCCTATCTTAACAATTATGTACCTGTTGTGGGAAGTCCCATCTTTTACCTGGGACTTTTCCTCTTCTTCTGCGGTTTTCTTCTTGAAGCTCTGCAAAGGTTGAAATATGCAAAAAGACTGGATGAACTTTATCCTCTCTCCATTCTCTTCGGCATCCTCACCCTTTTTTCCATACCCTCATCCCTTCTTATAGCCCACCCTGAAGGTGGTATGAAGCTCTTTTTTGAAAGGCTTTTCTGGATACCAGGGCATTTCCAGCAGTTCATGTATGCTTCTGTGATGCTTGCGGTATGGCATGAACTTCTTAAAAAAAGCTCTGGTAGTGTGGTGAACAGTCCTCTGTTGAAAGGTGCCAATCTTCTTCTTTTTATGTCTGCCTTGCCACTGCTTCTGGGCTTTTTTATGGACCCCCTTTCTGAAAACTTCAGAAGGCAGATAGCCCTTTCCTTTGGTGTTGGGCTTGGTGTGCCTGTGCTTCTTCACAGTTATCATGTGCTCAAAAACATCAGGTTAAGCTGGAACGTGGCTACAATTAGCCTTTTGTTCTCCATGACTGTGTATCACGCAGGTGCTCTTATAGCCTACGGCGGTATGCAGAGCGACTTGAGAATCCCAGCCCACTATCATGGCGTTGTCTCAGGTGTAACCATAGCTTTTATGGGGCTTACTTACTATATGCTTAAAGAAAAGCTTGGCTATGTCTTCTGGGAAAGTGTTGCAAAACTCCAGCCAACTTTCTTCGGTCTTGGAATAAACCTTCTCGTTCTTGGCTTTTACCTGGCAGGCAACATGGGTGCACCAAGAAAGACGTACGGATTTGAGTATGTTCAGGATACAAAGGTGATACTTGCTCTGAATGTTATGGGTTTTGGTGGATTGCTGGCAGTGCTAGGTGGCATTCTCTTCATATCCTACACCACCCTTTCCCTTTTCAGAGGTTACAGGAATGTCAGTGTTTCTTAG
- a CDS encoding radical SAM protein, giving the protein MLRITEYIRETLEGKKSRAFEGVILIWNLTNACNLYCKHCYSSANQEREGELSHEEVVSLVHRLPSVGVRFAILSGGEPLLREDIFQIAGLLKERGIRTYLSTNGLLVKEQIVEIKKHFDYVGISVDGEPEVHDAFRGKRGAFEESLKAVRECLKEGIRVGLRFTLTPATSRSLPFIFSLAEKEEIPKIYISHLVYSGRGKRLSDLEREEYRRWVRFILDKSFEYVEKGIPIDVVTGNNEADAVLLYREFVKRYPRLAKGFYERLLLWGGNQAGVRLMNIDFRGNVKPDPFFFHGVGNVREEDILKIWQGNGLLSFLREKPRRLKGRCERCSFIGICNGNSRARAYAVYGDYAEEDPACYL; this is encoded by the coding sequence ATGCTTAGGATTACGGAATACATAAGAGAAACCCTTGAGGGTAAAAAGTCAAGAGCCTTTGAGGGTGTTATCCTCATATGGAACCTCACCAACGCCTGTAACCTCTACTGCAAACACTGCTACTCATCTGCCAATCAGGAAAGGGAAGGGGAGCTCTCTCATGAGGAGGTGGTGAGCCTTGTGCATAGATTGCCTTCTGTGGGAGTAAGGTTTGCCATACTTTCTGGGGGCGAGCCACTCCTGCGGGAGGACATCTTTCAGATAGCGGGTCTTCTGAAGGAAAGAGGTATAAGAACTTACCTTTCCACAAACGGTCTTCTTGTAAAAGAACAAATTGTAGAAATAAAAAAGCACTTTGATTATGTGGGCATAAGCGTAGATGGTGAGCCAGAGGTCCACGATGCCTTCAGAGGCAAGAGGGGAGCTTTTGAAGAATCCCTCAAAGCCGTAAGGGAATGTCTGAAGGAGGGTATAAGAGTAGGACTCAGGTTTACCCTTACACCCGCTACTTCAAGGAGTCTCCCCTTCATCTTCTCCCTTGCGGAGAAGGAGGAAATTCCAAAAATCTACATATCCCATCTTGTATACTCTGGCAGGGGTAAGAGGCTTTCAGACCTTGAAAGGGAAGAATACAGAAGGTGGGTGAGGTTTATTCTTGATAAATCCTTTGAATATGTGGAAAAGGGCATTCCCATAGATGTGGTCACAGGCAACAACGAAGCGGACGCAGTTCTTCTGTACAGGGAGTTTGTAAAAAGATATCCAAGGCTTGCAAAGGGCTTTTACGAAAGGCTCCTTCTCTGGGGTGGCAATCAGGCAGGTGTGAGGCTCATGAACATAGACTTCAGGGGCAATGTAAAGCCAGACCCCTTCTTTTTCCACGGCGTGGGTAATGTGAGGGAAGAGGACATATTAAAAATATGGCAGGGCAATGGTCTACTTAGCTTTCTCAGAGAAAAGCCAAGAAGGCTAAAGGGAAGATGTGAGAGGTGTTCCTTTATAGGCATATGCAACGGAAACTCAAGGGCGAGGGCTTATGCGGTTTACGGAGACTACGCAGAGGAGGACCCTGCATGCTACCTCTGA
- a CDS encoding SCO family protein, translating to MSVFLSFLLLLLSWGSELLPDEKKTIGTYVPDVVLEDSEGRVFRIRELNRVVVLNPIYTKCTSACPLMTQGLKRAIKDLEESLVVLSLTFDPRDNPEDLRRFRQAHNLPENWYVVRSKKADSLLQAIGYRYSYNEKLGEFDHPNLYVVLTPSGKISRYLYGVNPKPRDLELAVLEAKREEVRLSPIEGFWLRCFRYNQERGAYEIDWFFVLNVAGGITTFTLIPALVWGRDIYRFFRSFPYFFVKNS from the coding sequence ATGTCAGTGTTTCTTAGTTTTCTGCTTCTCCTTTTATCTTGGGGCAGTGAACTGCTACCAGATGAGAAGAAAACTATAGGCACATACGTGCCAGATGTGGTTTTGGAAGACAGCGAGGGAAGGGTCTTTCGCATAAGAGAGCTGAACAGAGTTGTGGTGCTGAACCCCATATACACAAAATGCACATCCGCCTGCCCGCTCATGACGCAGGGTCTAAAAAGGGCAATAAAAGACCTTGAAGAGAGCCTCGTAGTCCTTTCCCTGACCTTTGACCCCAGGGATAACCCTGAAGACCTCAGGAGGTTCAGACAGGCTCACAACCTGCCAGAAAACTGGTATGTGGTAAGGAGTAAAAAGGCAGATAGCCTTTTGCAAGCTATAGGCTACAGATATAGTTATAACGAAAAGCTCGGGGAGTTTGACCATCCAAACCTCTATGTGGTGCTCACACCCTCCGGAAAAATATCAAGATACCTCTATGGAGTAAACCCAAAACCCAGGGACCTTGAGCTTGCAGTGCTTGAAGCCAAGAGGGAAGAGGTAAGGCTTAGCCCCATAGAAGGTTTCTGGCTCAGGTGTTTCAGGTATAACCAGGAAAGAGGGGCTTACGAAATAGACTGGTTTTTTGTCCTCAATGTGGCTGGAGGAATTACTACCTTTACACTAATTCCAGCTCTTGTATGGGGTAGAGACATTTACAGGTTTTTCAGGTCATTTCCTTATTTTTTCGTGAAAAACTCTTGA
- a CDS encoding cytochrome D1 domain-containing protein: protein MGKKVLLSGVLGAVALAGSAVVYAQNQKKEELPPPPPITKEEMEIAKQIYFDRCAGCHGTLRKGATGPALTPDKTRQLGTESLKVFITYGTPGGMPDWGRQGILNEKEIDILARFLQHDPPAPPELSLADLKKTWKVYVPPEKRPKKPEHNRNWQNFMGVILRDVGKVAIIDGDTKELVNIVDTGFAVHIIRYSASGRYMYTIGRDGKATMVDLWMKKPDTIAEVKACNDARSIDSSKYKGPKGDFLDKLAIIGCYWPPMMVILDGQTLEPLKLISTSSYTYDTNEFVREARVASIVASHYDPEWIVNIKETGQIWLVDYSNVKAPKITMIEAERFLHDGGWDASKRYFLVAANFRNKVSMVDTKEKKLVANIETGKIPHPGRGANFVHPQYGPVWCTGHLGDNTVACIGTDPKRKEYFAKVVAKAELPGEGGGNLFIKTHPKSENLWVDRPLNPDQKLQRSVTVLDRNTLKVKAQIEIPAEFQGRAVHPEYNRDGTEVWISVWGKKNEPEKQAILVYDDKTLKLKHVIRGNWVATPAGRFNVYNTMKDIY, encoded by the coding sequence ATGGGTAAGAAGGTATTGCTGAGCGGTGTGCTGGGGGCAGTAGCCCTCGCAGGCAGTGCAGTAGTCTATGCTCAGAACCAGAAAAAGGAGGAACTTCCTCCCCCTCCCCCCATAACAAAGGAGGAAATGGAAATAGCCAAGCAGATTTACTTTGACAGGTGTGCTGGATGTCACGGAACGCTCAGAAAAGGTGCAACCGGACCAGCCCTTACCCCCGATAAGACACGACAGCTTGGAACTGAAAGCCTGAAGGTCTTCATAACTTATGGAACTCCCGGTGGCATGCCCGACTGGGGAAGACAGGGAATACTCAATGAAAAGGAGATAGACATACTGGCGAGGTTTTTACAGCATGACCCACCTGCACCCCCGGAGCTATCCCTTGCAGACCTGAAAAAGACATGGAAGGTCTATGTGCCACCTGAAAAAAGACCCAAAAAGCCCGAGCATAACAGAAACTGGCAGAATTTCATGGGTGTAATACTCAGAGACGTGGGTAAAGTGGCCATAATTGACGGGGATACAAAAGAGCTTGTTAACATAGTGGATACAGGCTTTGCAGTTCACATAATAAGATACTCTGCCTCTGGAAGATACATGTATACCATAGGAAGGGATGGAAAGGCGACCATGGTAGACCTGTGGATGAAAAAGCCCGACACCATAGCAGAAGTTAAAGCCTGCAATGACGCAAGGTCCATAGACTCTTCCAAGTATAAGGGTCCAAAGGGAGACTTTCTTGACAAGCTGGCAATAATAGGGTGCTACTGGCCACCCATGATGGTTATACTGGATGGTCAGACCCTTGAGCCCCTCAAGCTCATCTCCACAAGCTCCTATACCTACGACACCAACGAGTTTGTGAGAGAGGCGAGGGTTGCTTCCATAGTGGCTTCCCATTATGACCCTGAATGGATTGTAAACATAAAAGAAACAGGTCAGATATGGCTCGTGGACTACTCCAACGTAAAGGCTCCGAAGATAACCATGATAGAGGCGGAGAGGTTCTTGCATGATGGTGGATGGGATGCTTCAAAGAGATACTTCCTTGTAGCTGCCAATTTCAGAAACAAGGTCTCCATGGTGGACACAAAAGAAAAGAAGCTGGTGGCAAACATAGAGACTGGCAAGATTCCTCATCCGGGCAGGGGTGCCAACTTTGTCCATCCACAGTATGGACCTGTATGGTGCACAGGCCATCTGGGTGACAACACGGTAGCCTGCATAGGAACTGACCCTAAAAGGAAAGAATACTTCGCCAAAGTTGTGGCAAAGGCCGAACTTCCGGGTGAAGGCGGTGGAAACCTCTTTATAAAGACCCATCCAAAATCTGAAAATCTCTGGGTGGACAGACCTCTCAACCCTGACCAGAAGCTACAGAGAAGCGTAACCGTCCTTGACAGGAACACCCTAAAGGTAAAAGCTCAGATAGAAATACCCGCAGAGTTTCAGGGAAGGGCAGTCCATCCTGAATACAACAGAGATGGCACCGAGGTATGGATTTCTGTATGGGGTAAAAAGAACGAACCAGAAAAGCAGGCAATACTTGTCTATGACGACAAAACCCTAAAACTAAAACATGTCATAAGGGGCAACTGGGTTGCCACACCGGCGGGCAGGTTCAATGTTTACAACACCATGAAGGATATATACTGA